The following proteins are encoded in a genomic region of Synechococcus sp. ROS8604:
- the xth gene encoding exodeoxyribonuclease III, with protein MQIASWNVNSVRTRLDHVLNWLERSEADLLALQETKVDDPQFPLGPFLERGYQVQIHGQKAYNGVALISRTPLDDVRMGFSAELVDDSEAEELGAQKRVISALIDGVRVVNLYVPNGSSLKSDKYSYKLTWLSCLERYLKAIQTRDEPLCVVGDFNIGLEARDLPDPDRLSGGIMASDRERNALHAALGPDLHDAFRLFEPNSGHWSWWDYRSGAWDRDRGWRIDHVYLDETLRDVARSCSIDKQERGRLQPSDHAPVIVDLAWDLEDDEEVED; from the coding sequence GTGCAAATCGCCAGCTGGAATGTCAATTCCGTGCGAACCCGACTGGATCATGTTCTGAATTGGCTTGAGCGCTCGGAAGCAGACCTGCTGGCATTGCAGGAAACCAAGGTGGATGATCCTCAATTCCCGCTAGGGCCTTTTCTCGAGAGGGGCTATCAAGTTCAAATTCATGGACAGAAGGCCTACAACGGCGTTGCGCTGATCAGTCGCACCCCTCTGGACGATGTGCGCATGGGCTTCAGCGCAGAACTTGTGGACGACAGCGAAGCCGAGGAACTTGGTGCTCAAAAACGCGTGATCAGCGCTCTGATCGATGGCGTTCGCGTGGTGAATTTGTACGTCCCAAATGGATCGAGTCTCAAATCGGACAAATACAGCTACAAACTCACCTGGCTGTCCTGTCTGGAGCGCTACCTAAAGGCCATCCAAACCAGAGATGAACCGCTCTGCGTGGTGGGAGATTTCAACATCGGGCTTGAAGCACGAGATCTCCCTGATCCCGATCGCTTATCCGGGGGGATCATGGCCTCCGATCGCGAACGCAACGCGTTACATGCAGCCTTAGGCCCCGATCTCCATGACGCCTTTCGTCTGTTTGAGCCGAACAGCGGCCATTGGAGCTGGTGGGATTACCGCAGTGGTGCTTGGGACCGAGACCGTGGCTGGCGAATCGATCACGTCTATCTCGATGAAACCCTTCGGGACGTCGCACGAAGCTGTTCGATCGATAAGCAAGAACGCGGACGGCTCCAACCCAGCGACCATGCACCTGTGATTGTTGACCTGGCCTGGGACTTGGAGGACGACGAAGAGGTTGAGGACTGA
- a CDS encoding DUF6737 family protein, with the protein MRLRLDECWCWLLPEKVGLNVNQQPVAFWSLKPWWCQPWSIVLTGCVISIGSWLFLHRLWITLPITLVILAWWMLFLVLVPTAYRRQEEIQPLP; encoded by the coding sequence TTGCGCCTCCGGTTGGATGAATGTTGGTGCTGGTTATTGCCGGAAAAAGTAGGTCTGAACGTGAATCAACAGCCGGTTGCTTTTTGGTCTTTAAAACCGTGGTGGTGTCAGCCCTGGAGCATCGTGCTCACAGGCTGTGTCATCTCGATTGGCAGCTGGCTGTTTCTTCATCGCCTTTGGATCACGCTTCCCATAACCCTGGTGATTTTGGCTTGGTGGATGTTGTTTCTGGTGCTTGTGCCCACTGCCTATAGAAGGCAAGAGGAGATTCAACCCCTGCCTTGA
- a CDS encoding 4a-hydroxytetrahydrobiopterin dehydratase: MSKQAVLLDDAAQESLCSACPAWTIADDGLEREWRFPSFVEAFGFMTQVALLAERANHHPEWSNVYNRVTIRLTTHDLGGLSSRDADLAQAIDSLPATF, translated from the coding sequence ATGTCAAAGCAAGCCGTTTTGCTCGATGACGCGGCACAGGAGAGCCTCTGCTCTGCTTGCCCTGCTTGGACCATTGCTGATGATGGGCTGGAAAGAGAGTGGCGGTTCCCCTCCTTCGTTGAAGCCTTTGGCTTTATGACTCAGGTTGCACTCCTGGCCGAACGCGCCAATCACCATCCTGAGTGGAGCAATGTCTACAACCGTGTCACCATTCGGCTAACGACCCATGATCTTGGTGGACTGTCCAGCCGTGATGCCGACTTAGCACAAGCGATCGACTCCCTCCCTGCAACTTTTTAA
- the larC gene encoding nickel pincer cofactor biosynthesis protein LarC: protein MSALVIDCPTGLAGDMLLSALLDLGVPESVVHQPLQALGLAKAYALNVEEAKSGGLRGLRLTVRSEESNPPHRRWSDLSLLISDASLSPSLKAKVLQVFQALADAEATVHGCAPDQVHFHEIGAIDSLVDVIGVCAGIEHLSPGLIYCTAPPAGHGRVTTAHGVLPVPVPAVLELAKRHQLPLLTGENFPAAELTTPTGLALMAALADHFHRPSRMEVEAVGIGLGHRSLDRPNLLRMMRIRDATRTEPGWQELVVQEAWIDDATAEELASLAQHLRLAGALDVAQGAVLMKKQRPGTAVMALTTPNQAAALRQVWWRHSPTIGLREREQGRWVLPRRCGTSTTPWGMIRAKQTRRPDGTFTLKWEQDELQRVSAEAGLTVMELRERLSRETLAFVPEEDWQC, encoded by the coding sequence ATGAGTGCGCTGGTCATTGATTGTCCAACGGGGCTTGCCGGGGACATGTTGTTGTCGGCACTCCTGGATTTAGGAGTGCCGGAGTCGGTTGTGCATCAGCCCTTGCAGGCGCTTGGCCTCGCAAAGGCCTATGCACTCAACGTGGAGGAAGCGAAGAGTGGTGGCTTGCGTGGTCTTCGGCTCACGGTGAGGAGCGAGGAATCCAATCCACCCCATCGTCGCTGGTCAGATTTAAGCCTGTTGATCTCGGACGCTTCGCTGTCACCTTCCCTAAAGGCCAAGGTTTTGCAGGTGTTTCAGGCCCTGGCTGATGCGGAAGCCACGGTGCACGGCTGTGCTCCTGATCAGGTTCATTTCCATGAGATCGGGGCCATCGACAGCTTGGTGGATGTGATCGGCGTCTGCGCTGGAATTGAGCACCTTTCCCCGGGTTTGATTTATTGCACAGCACCCCCAGCAGGCCATGGACGCGTGACGACGGCCCACGGGGTGTTGCCTGTTCCAGTGCCAGCGGTTCTCGAATTGGCAAAGCGCCATCAGCTGCCGCTCCTCACGGGGGAAAATTTTCCTGCGGCTGAGCTCACCACGCCCACCGGTCTGGCCTTGATGGCGGCGTTGGCAGATCACTTTCATCGTCCCTCCAGGATGGAGGTTGAAGCCGTTGGCATTGGCCTCGGCCATCGGTCTTTGGACCGTCCCAACCTGCTGCGCATGATGCGCATTCGTGATGCGACCAGAACAGAGCCTGGTTGGCAGGAGCTTGTGGTGCAGGAGGCTTGGATTGACGATGCCACGGCCGAAGAGTTGGCAAGCCTGGCTCAGCACTTGCGTTTGGCTGGTGCATTGGACGTTGCTCAAGGAGCCGTGTTGATGAAAAAGCAAAGGCCGGGTACTGCTGTGATGGCCCTAACAACACCAAATCAGGCAGCGGCCTTGCGGCAGGTGTGGTGGCGCCATAGTCCAACCATCGGCTTAAGGGAGCGAGAACAGGGGCGCTGGGTGTTGCCCCGTCGTTGTGGGACAAGCACCACCCCTTGGGGGATGATTCGCGCTAAGCAGACGCGCCGTCCAGATGGGACCTTCACCTTGAAGTGGGAGCAAGATGAGCTCCAGCGCGTCTCTGCTGAGGCGGGTCTCACCGTGATGGAGCTTCGTGAGCGCCTTTCTCGCGAGACGCTTGCTTTTGTGCCCGAGGAGGACTGGCAGTGTTGA
- a CDS encoding iron ABC transporter permease, giving the protein MTSKSLQSQWQQGRTLLATLACLLAALALFPLGGLIGEGFRGLLLGAASLGADGLIQIRGTTLLLLGTASLGAILGSANGWLLANCRFPGRRLLRIAQLLPLASPSYLLAATLVDLGSIHGIRIHGLSWGVLIMALSTYPYVFLLSTESFSICGRRQLEACRCLGVGPWESFRRIALPMALPAIGAGIALMGMEVVNELGAVQLLGIPSLSAGILQAWQLEGNPAGAVGLALVTLIIVTGLLIGERKLRRRSRRWSEGLTGGESPNWTLTGTRALAAQALGFIPPFLSLGTPLIWACLNLDQLQTGLQPELLLLTLRSLGLALAAAGLALAAALLLAITKRWTTAPWLHSLTFLAGLGYAIPGAVLALALLLIGGPWQLSPILLLLWGYSDRFLAVAKGGLDAGLERMSPSLDEAATGLGCRWPDVLRRIHIPLLRGPLAVGALLVFVDTVKELPLTFALRPFDFDTLSVRVFQYASDERLAAALWPALMILGLGLIAAAALVPGLDHTTET; this is encoded by the coding sequence ATGACAAGCAAGAGCTTGCAAAGCCAGTGGCAGCAGGGAAGGACCCTCTTGGCAACCTTGGCCTGCCTCCTCGCCGCGCTCGCGCTCTTTCCCTTGGGCGGATTAATTGGAGAGGGGTTCAGGGGCCTCCTTCTTGGCGCGGCCAGCCTGGGAGCCGATGGTCTGATCCAAATCCGTGGAACAACGCTCCTGCTGCTTGGAACCGCGAGTCTCGGGGCCATTCTTGGCTCAGCCAACGGCTGGCTTCTCGCCAATTGCCGCTTCCCCGGCCGACGCCTTCTTCGGATTGCCCAGCTGCTCCCACTCGCCAGCCCTTCGTATCTCTTAGCGGCAACGCTGGTTGATCTGGGCAGCATCCATGGGATCCGAATTCATGGCCTGAGCTGGGGGGTGCTGATCATGGCCTTAAGCACCTATCCCTATGTTTTCCTTCTCAGCACTGAAAGCTTCAGCATCTGCGGACGCCGTCAGCTTGAAGCCTGTCGATGCCTAGGCGTGGGTCCATGGGAAAGCTTTCGACGCATCGCTCTGCCGATGGCTCTCCCTGCCATCGGAGCCGGAATCGCTCTGATGGGAATGGAGGTGGTCAACGAACTTGGGGCCGTCCAACTCCTGGGCATCCCCAGCCTTTCCGCTGGCATTCTCCAAGCCTGGCAACTCGAAGGGAACCCAGCAGGAGCGGTCGGACTTGCCCTCGTCACGCTGATCATCGTGACGGGCCTGTTGATCGGCGAACGCAAACTGCGGCGTCGAAGCCGTCGATGGTCTGAAGGCCTTACGGGTGGAGAATCCCCGAATTGGACGCTCACCGGAACGAGAGCCTTGGCCGCTCAGGCCTTGGGATTCATTCCCCCGTTTCTCAGTCTTGGTACACCCTTGATCTGGGCCTGCTTGAACCTTGATCAACTTCAAACCGGTTTACAACCAGAGCTGTTGCTGTTGACCTTGCGCAGTCTTGGGCTCGCCCTTGCCGCGGCAGGTTTGGCCTTAGCAGCGGCCTTGCTCCTGGCGATCACAAAGCGCTGGACCACGGCCCCTTGGCTGCACAGCCTGACCTTTCTCGCGGGGCTCGGGTATGCGATCCCAGGGGCCGTCCTCGCTCTGGCCCTCCTCCTCATCGGTGGGCCCTGGCAGCTCTCACCCATCCTGCTGTTGCTTTGGGGCTACAGCGATCGCTTTCTTGCCGTTGCCAAAGGGGGACTTGATGCCGGATTGGAACGCATGTCACCCAGCCTGGACGAGGCAGCCACTGGCCTGGGCTGTCGCTGGCCAGATGTGCTTCGTCGCATTCACATTCCCCTGCTGCGGGGCCCGCTCGCGGTCGGTGCCCTGCTTGTCTTTGTGGACACGGTGAAGGAACTTCCGCTGACCTTCGCGCTTCGTCCCTTTGATTTCGACACCCTTTCCGTGCGCGTTTTTCAATATGCGAGCGACGAGCGGCTTGCGGCAGCGCTTTGGCCTGCCTTGATGATCCTTGGACTCGGCCTCATTGCTGCCGCGGCCCTGGTGCCAGGCCTCGACCACACAACTGAGACTTAA
- a CDS encoding FAD-linked oxidase C-terminal domain-containing protein, giving the protein MPRLLKFGTSSVNYDWPALERELRGFLPSKSVVARRQELLSYDCDGLTMDRHMPRLAVLPETADQVAKILVCCHRHGIPFVARGSGTGLSGGALVEQEALLVVTSRMRRILDIDLDNQTITVEPGVINSWVSRAVVGDGFYYAPDPSSQVVCSIGGNVAENSGGVHCLKYGVTSNHVLALDVVLPDGTPTRLGSALCDAAELDLRGVFIGSEGTLGIATAITLRLLHAPDAVAVLLADFSSMQAAGEAVRLITRAGVLPAGLEIMDQTCIKAVNEAFGEEEYPPEAGAVLLIELDGQEPEVKQAVTVTTALCREAGAGAIREAWSEEDRARLWKGRKSAISALGRQCPSYYLQDGVVPRTALPRVLKAIDQLSAEHGLVVANVFHAGDGNLHPLILYRASEQGVNERVKALGGAIMNLCLEVGGSISGEHGVGSDKRCFLDQMFSAEDLDSMQWVRLAFDPLGRANPGKIFPTPQTCGESMRRSVQLQTEGRSLPEEAIVY; this is encoded by the coding sequence ATGCCTAGGTTGCTCAAGTTCGGCACGTCATCCGTGAATTACGACTGGCCAGCGCTTGAGCGGGAGTTGAGAGGGTTCCTTCCTTCGAAATCAGTCGTCGCAAGGCGCCAGGAATTGTTGTCTTACGACTGTGACGGTCTCACCATGGATCGGCACATGCCGAGGCTTGCGGTCTTGCCAGAAACGGCCGATCAGGTGGCCAAAATCTTGGTGTGTTGCCATCGCCATGGCATTCCTTTTGTGGCTCGAGGGAGCGGCACTGGGCTTTCAGGTGGTGCGCTGGTTGAGCAGGAAGCGCTTCTGGTAGTGACCAGTCGGATGCGCCGCATTCTCGACATTGATCTCGACAATCAGACGATCACGGTGGAGCCCGGTGTGATCAACAGTTGGGTGAGTCGTGCGGTTGTTGGTGATGGCTTTTATTACGCGCCAGATCCCTCCAGTCAGGTGGTGTGCAGCATCGGCGGCAATGTGGCCGAAAATTCTGGTGGCGTGCATTGCTTGAAGTACGGCGTCACCAGCAACCATGTGCTCGCCTTGGATGTTGTGCTGCCGGATGGCACACCCACACGCCTTGGCAGCGCGTTGTGCGATGCGGCTGAACTGGATCTGCGGGGCGTGTTTATTGGGAGTGAGGGCACGCTTGGAATTGCTACGGCGATCACGCTTCGCTTGCTGCATGCTCCGGATGCTGTAGCGGTGTTGCTCGCAGATTTCTCTTCCATGCAGGCGGCTGGAGAGGCTGTGCGCTTGATCACGCGCGCTGGGGTGTTGCCGGCTGGGTTGGAAATCATGGACCAGACCTGCATCAAGGCGGTAAATGAAGCGTTTGGAGAAGAGGAGTATCCGCCGGAGGCTGGAGCGGTTTTATTGATTGAGCTGGACGGCCAGGAACCAGAGGTCAAGCAAGCTGTCACGGTCACCACAGCCCTTTGTCGAGAGGCTGGGGCCGGCGCTATTCGGGAAGCCTGGAGTGAAGAGGATCGGGCCCGTCTATGGAAAGGGCGTAAAAGTGCTATTTCAGCGCTTGGCAGGCAATGCCCTAGCTATTACCTCCAGGACGGTGTGGTCCCGCGTACGGCTCTGCCGAGGGTTCTCAAGGCCATTGATCAGCTCAGTGCGGAGCACGGATTGGTGGTGGCGAATGTGTTTCATGCCGGTGATGGCAACCTGCATCCGCTGATCTTGTATCGGGCTTCAGAGCAGGGTGTGAATGAACGGGTGAAAGCACTTGGAGGCGCGATCATGAACCTTTGCCTGGAGGTCGGCGGCAGCATCAGTGGTGAGCACGGCGTTGGCAGCGATAAACGCTGCTTTCTCGACCAAATGTTCAGCGCTGAAGACCTGGACAGCATGCAATGGGTTCGGCTGGCTTTTGATCCGCTTGGCCGTGCCAATCCCGGAAAAATTTTTCCGACTCCACAGACCTGTGGCGAGTCGATGCGACGGTCCGTGCAATTGCAGACAGAAGGACGATCGCTTCCTGAAGAAGCCATTGTCTACTGA
- a CDS encoding GTP-binding protein, whose amino-acid sequence MSATASNQTIETNGTPVTILTGFLGAGKTTLLNHILSNQDGLKTAVLVNEFGEIGIDNDLVVSTSADMVELSNGCICCTINGELLEAVEKILKHPDPLDYLVVETTGLADPLPVAMTFLGSELRDQTRLDSIITLIDAENCNDRVFESEVGRSQIIYGDILLLNKTDLVPKERVEALEESLRSIKKDARILHSVKGEVPLPLLMSVGLFESDRIANSADHDHGHDHHDHDHDHDHDHDHDHESHADHLDIEGYTSLSFSSDGPFSLRKFQNFLDNQLPESIFRAKGILWFNESEKRHVFHLAGKRFSIDDSEWDGQRKNQLVLIGQEMDHSTLRRQLQDCVAKDAGKGFS is encoded by the coding sequence ATGTCAGCGACTGCTTCCAACCAGACCATTGAAACCAACGGCACACCTGTCACCATTCTCACTGGATTTTTAGGCGCCGGAAAGACCACCCTTCTTAACCACATTCTCAGCAATCAAGACGGACTCAAAACGGCTGTTCTCGTGAATGAGTTTGGCGAGATTGGTATTGACAATGATCTTGTGGTGAGCACCAGCGCAGACATGGTGGAACTCAGCAATGGCTGCATCTGCTGCACGATCAATGGTGAGTTATTGGAAGCCGTTGAAAAGATTCTGAAGCACCCAGATCCCTTGGATTATTTGGTTGTGGAGACCACAGGCCTTGCCGATCCACTTCCTGTCGCAATGACATTTCTGGGCAGTGAATTAAGAGATCAGACGAGACTGGATTCGATCATCACCCTGATTGATGCTGAAAATTGCAATGACCGCGTTTTTGAAAGTGAAGTTGGGCGCTCCCAAATCATTTACGGAGACATCCTTCTCCTGAACAAAACTGATTTGGTGCCTAAAGAACGCGTTGAAGCGTTGGAAGAAAGCCTGCGCAGTATCAAGAAAGACGCCCGAATCCTCCATTCCGTCAAAGGCGAGGTTCCCTTGCCCCTGCTGATGAGTGTCGGATTGTTTGAAAGCGATCGCATCGCAAACTCAGCCGATCACGACCACGGGCATGACCATCACGACCATGACCATGACCATGACCATGACCATGACCATGACCATGAAAGCCATGCTGACCATCTCGACATCGAGGGCTATACCTCGCTGTCATTTAGTAGCGACGGACCCTTCTCCCTGCGCAAATTTCAAAACTTCCTCGACAACCAACTGCCCGAGAGCATTTTTCGTGCCAAAGGCATCCTTTGGTTCAACGAAAGCGAAAAGCGCCATGTTTTTCACTTGGCTGGCAAACGTTTCTCTATCGATGACAGCGAGTGGGATGGCCAGCGCAAAAACCAGTTGGTGTTGATCGGTCAAGAGATGGACCACAGCACCCTGAGGAGGCAACTTCAAGACTGCGTTGCCAAAGATGCCGGCAAAGGTTTTTCCTAA
- a CDS encoding lysylphosphatidylglycerol synthase domain-containing protein has protein sequence MLKRLSLPGGLRLWITLLTLVFVGVALASHATGLRALTISRQGWWWLLLGLGLSWLSLVVNALAWKVLVIWLGHQPERLALVPLYLRSNLLKYLPGGVWHFLDRFRALRPDLGGGKALVSVLMEPMVMAVAALLWVPFGGFQNGLALLCVLPSLLLLPRWREPLLRRLETSKLRQLNRVDPGGMTSIEDEDLGTGRASYPWWPLVSELLFVLCRFAGFWCCLQTFGLVSGQPLGLWLAAFALAWTAGLVVPAAPGGLGVFEVVLLIRMGTMVPEASLLAVALSYRLLVTLADLIAAAAVKGDAWITARFAFNQLF, from the coding sequence GTGTTGAAACGGCTTTCTTTGCCAGGTGGTTTACGTCTTTGGATCACCCTGCTGACCCTCGTTTTTGTGGGCGTGGCGTTGGCGAGCCATGCCACAGGATTGCGTGCCCTCACCATCAGCCGACAGGGATGGTGGTGGTTGTTGTTAGGGCTTGGTTTGAGTTGGCTCAGCTTGGTCGTCAATGCCCTGGCTTGGAAGGTCTTGGTGATTTGGCTCGGACATCAGCCGGAGCGCTTGGCCTTGGTGCCGCTCTATCTCCGAAGCAACTTGCTTAAATATTTGCCTGGTGGCGTCTGGCATTTCCTCGATCGTTTTCGTGCTCTCCGGCCTGATCTTGGTGGCGGCAAGGCTTTGGTTTCAGTGTTGATGGAGCCCATGGTGATGGCCGTTGCTGCGTTGCTTTGGGTGCCGTTCGGTGGGTTTCAAAACGGTTTGGCGTTGCTCTGCGTTCTTCCTTCTCTGCTGCTGCTGCCCCGTTGGCGGGAGCCTTTGTTGCGTCGGTTGGAGACCAGCAAGTTGCGTCAGCTCAATCGCGTGGATCCGGGGGGGATGACCTCCATTGAGGATGAGGATCTGGGCACTGGTCGAGCGTCGTACCCCTGGTGGCCCCTCGTCTCCGAACTGCTGTTTGTTCTCTGTCGATTTGCTGGGTTTTGGTGCTGCTTGCAAACGTTCGGACTCGTGTCTGGGCAGCCCCTAGGCCTTTGGCTTGCGGCCTTTGCCCTTGCCTGGACGGCAGGTCTGGTCGTTCCTGCTGCTCCAGGTGGGTTGGGGGTGTTTGAGGTGGTTCTGTTAATTCGTATGGGCACGATGGTGCCGGAGGCTTCCCTGCTTGCCGTGGCCCTTAGTTACCGATTGCTCGTCACCTTGGCGGATCTGATCGCTGCTGCTGCTGTGAAGGGTGATGCCTGGATCACGGCAAGGTTCGCGTTTAATCAGCTGTTCTGA
- a CDS encoding esterase-like activity of phytase family protein, producing the protein MVWPLPELPIRWEALPCPLDAGWALIRLWELPKRADNGLSLGGFSAAAYQASDDRLWLLSDASWGYVLPVGPLAKALRTGGQLQVGPRLVLRDQSGTPLPPSLDAEGLVLTGDHGAWIVSEGRRQAGHQARLQRFSLRNGWLLETKALPPAWMALPGQGLAVNQGPESLTRSIDGGLLIAAEAPLIQDLAAGDRDGVRLAHLDREGVMEERGRLPLDSSDSEPEETDSEETVGLSELLALEGPPGLLALIRRHRPLQWTSRLQLFSWPKRKSQLALQPITGWDFRGEDLPRENWEGLAWGPKLDDGRRTLVIVSDDNFSLIQRNLVGLLAPRRSSGCPALPKT; encoded by the coding sequence ATGGTGTGGCCTCTCCCTGAATTGCCGATTCGCTGGGAGGCGTTGCCCTGTCCGCTTGATGCTGGTTGGGCTTTGATCCGTCTTTGGGAACTGCCAAAACGGGCCGATAACGGGCTGTCCCTTGGAGGGTTTTCCGCAGCGGCTTACCAAGCATCGGATGATCGACTTTGGTTGCTGAGTGATGCGTCATGGGGATATGTGCTCCCGGTGGGCCCGCTTGCAAAAGCCTTACGAACAGGAGGTCAACTGCAGGTTGGTCCCCGCTTGGTTTTGCGTGATCAAAGTGGAACCCCCCTCCCTCCCTCGTTAGATGCAGAGGGTTTGGTGCTGACGGGCGATCACGGGGCTTGGATTGTGAGCGAGGGGCGTCGTCAAGCAGGGCATCAGGCGCGTCTTCAGCGTTTTTCGCTTCGCAATGGCTGGTTGTTGGAGACCAAGGCTCTGCCACCTGCATGGATGGCTCTTCCTGGTCAGGGACTCGCGGTGAATCAAGGGCCAGAGTCTTTGACGCGCTCCATCGATGGTGGACTCTTGATCGCAGCGGAGGCTCCGTTGATTCAGGATCTCGCTGCCGGCGATAGGGATGGCGTGCGTTTAGCGCATTTGGACCGGGAAGGTGTCATGGAAGAGCGTGGTCGCTTGCCTCTCGATTCCAGCGACTCAGAACCAGAAGAAACCGATTCAGAAGAAACCGTTGGACTGTCCGAACTTCTTGCCTTGGAAGGCCCCCCTGGCCTGTTGGCACTGATTCGTCGTCATCGCCCCCTTCAATGGACCTCCAGGCTCCAGTTGTTCTCTTGGCCTAAACGCAAGTCTCAGCTGGCTTTGCAGCCCATCACGGGCTGGGATTTCAGGGGTGAGGATCTGCCTCGCGAAAATTGGGAGGGTCTGGCTTGGGGGCCAAAGCTTGACGATGGGCGTCGCACTCTCGTGATCGTCAGTGACGATAATTTCAGTCTGATTCAGCGAAATTTGGTGGGACTGTTGGCTCCTCGCCGGAGCTCTGGTTGCCCTGCTTTGCCGAAGACTTAA
- a CDS encoding lipopolysaccharide assembly protein LapB, with translation MAGANRQQAVRNRWLMGLGLPLALITGWFVAQSLNQNPTGNQQTKAPKAKARKDKAPQALEPEQRLERLALSHPRDWRWRLLLAQRKLQGGDRDGARRELITLQALWPNRPEVQNLQLLLEVGTKRQAAALKQTSDRFQQTPKGQRLLLGLRLADLQRLSGQDEAAMATYRLIATESPKSMQPLLALALLHRDKGQNQQSQQVLLSARNRLSGSEENKQTIDQLAVRWQLDSFRNSEDSTAKHRASVLPPTTSPTKARAGTTPEP, from the coding sequence TTGGCCGGCGCTAACCGACAACAGGCGGTTCGAAATCGATGGTTGATGGGGTTGGGACTTCCTTTGGCCCTGATCACAGGCTGGTTTGTAGCCCAGTCACTCAATCAAAATCCAACGGGGAACCAGCAGACGAAGGCGCCAAAAGCCAAGGCGCGAAAAGACAAGGCGCCGCAGGCCCTGGAGCCAGAGCAAAGGCTGGAGCGACTCGCCCTCTCCCATCCACGCGATTGGCGTTGGCGCTTGCTCCTGGCCCAAAGGAAGCTCCAAGGAGGGGATCGCGATGGCGCAAGGCGCGAGCTCATCACCCTTCAAGCCCTGTGGCCCAATCGGCCAGAGGTCCAAAACCTCCAACTGCTGTTGGAGGTGGGAACAAAGCGTCAGGCCGCCGCGTTGAAACAGACAAGCGATCGTTTCCAGCAAACCCCCAAAGGTCAAAGACTCTTGCTTGGATTGCGCCTGGCGGATCTGCAACGTCTCTCCGGACAAGACGAGGCAGCCATGGCCACCTATCGCCTGATCGCCACAGAGTCTCCCAAGAGCATGCAGCCTTTGCTTGCCCTCGCCCTTCTCCATCGAGACAAGGGACAGAATCAGCAATCGCAACAGGTCCTGCTCAGTGCCCGAAACAGACTGTCTGGCAGCGAAGAGAACAAGCAAACCATCGATCAGTTAGCCGTGCGCTGGCAACTTGATTCCTTCCGAAACAGTGAGGACAGCACGGCAAAACATCGTGCAAGCGTGCTGCCCCCAACCACCTCTCCGACTAAGGCGCGGGCTGGGACGACTCCAGAGCCCTAA